A DNA window from Corynebacterium ciconiae DSM 44920 contains the following coding sequences:
- a CDS encoding ABC transporter permease: MTTATSALRTPRRLVSLARAEWIQFRRNKVILFMSAFVLLVIPVLFFRSISGAESAADSRALASTALQMLVLMAIVFVVYYSVLSMATTRRDEGVLTRLRTGEASDREILLAICTPSSLFAILASVLGGVLCVALGSALPINVFFYLVAILGGVVLAAALALITSAYTSNAEAAQVTSMPVIVLGMLSIPTLRGFLPDPLALIAARNPFGALLDLVHLGWTGQSDPLNSEAATMNLAETFSSGGMTVLILMAWCVALVLLVPRVMRWDNR; this comes from the coding sequence ATGACCACCGCCACCTCCGCGCTTCGCACCCCGCGCCGCTTAGTGTCGCTCGCCCGCGCCGAGTGGATTCAATTCCGCCGCAACAAGGTGATCCTCTTTATGTCCGCCTTCGTACTGCTGGTGATCCCCGTGCTGTTTTTTCGATCCATCTCTGGCGCCGAGTCAGCGGCAGATTCCCGCGCGCTCGCATCCACAGCACTGCAGATGCTCGTGCTGATGGCCATCGTGTTTGTGGTGTACTACTCCGTACTTTCGATGGCCACGACCCGCAGGGATGAAGGCGTGCTCACTCGGCTGCGCACCGGCGAGGCGAGCGACCGCGAGATCCTCCTCGCAATCTGCACTCCCTCCTCCCTCTTCGCGATTCTCGCTAGCGTGCTCGGCGGCGTTCTGTGCGTGGCACTCGGCTCCGCACTACCGATCAATGTCTTCTTCTACCTAGTGGCTATCCTCGGCGGAGTGGTGCTCGCCGCTGCGCTTGCGCTGATCACCTCGGCTTATACCTCCAATGCCGAGGCTGCTCAGGTGACCTCGATGCCCGTCATCGTTCTCGGCATGCTCTCGATTCCCACTCTCCGAGGTTTCCTCCCCGATCCGCTGGCTCTCATCGCAGCCCGCAACCCCTTCGGTGCTCTTCTCGACCTCGTCCACCTAGGCTGGACAGGGCAGAGCGATCCTCTCAACTCCGAGGCCGCGACCATGAACCTGGCCGAGACGTTCAGCTCCGGCGGCATGACTGTGCTGATCCTTATGGCGTGGTGTGTCGCACTAGTGCTACTGGTGCCACGTGTCATGCGCTGGGACAACCGCTAG
- a CDS encoding DUF2505 domain-containing protein, producing MATRTTTTVTINFPPADVYAAFADKAYWDHNTATLSPEPGEVHEFTADDNGAKAVLYEVMPTDMLPEAVSAMISQALKIKRVVTYKALEGTSTEGSYTADVKGAPVDFEGEIAVSGDDSSTTLTYNNVITVDIPFMGPAIEPKVADAVGELLANEAKLTEEWISSHS from the coding sequence ATGGCTACTCGTACAACTACCACCGTGACCATTAATTTCCCACCCGCAGATGTCTACGCTGCGTTTGCGGATAAGGCGTATTGGGATCACAACACCGCCACTCTGTCCCCCGAGCCGGGCGAGGTGCACGAGTTCACTGCCGACGATAACGGCGCCAAGGCCGTGCTCTACGAGGTGATGCCCACCGATATGCTGCCGGAGGCTGTGAGCGCCATGATCAGCCAGGCACTCAAGATCAAGCGCGTAGTCACCTACAAGGCTCTCGAGGGCACCTCTACCGAGGGTTCCTACACCGCGGATGTTAAGGGCGCTCCGGTGGACTTTGAGGGCGAGATCGCCGTCAGTGGCGATGATTCCTCCACCACCCTGACCTACAACAACGTCATTACCGTGGACATCCCCTTCATGGGGCCTGCTATCGAGCCCAAGGTGGCTGACGCCGTGGGTGAGCTGCTCGCCAACGAGGCGAAGCTCACCGAAGAGTGGATCTCCTCGCACTCCTAA
- the mshA gene encoding D-inositol-3-phosphate glycosyltransferase, which yields MRIAMISMHTSPLQQPGQGDAGGMNVYVMATAQALADQGMEIDIFTRAHRPSQGEIVEVGPRIRVINIVAGPYDGLAKEQLPTQLAAFAGGMLAFVRCHKLSYDLIHSHYWLSGQVGWLLRDLWEVPLVHTAHTLAAVKNAHRTADDTEESEARRICEQQIVDNADRLVVNTLEEEDNLVSFYDAERGKIEIVYPGANTDLFTPGNDRATERARRELGLPFNAKVIAFVGRLQRFKGPHILLQAVARMLEQEPELNVRVVVCGGASGPNATGEEYYRMADSLGIGRVVRFLEPRPPSELATVFQAADVVAVPSYNESFGLVAMEAQATGTPVVAARVGGLPIAVRHGETGLLTDSHEIEEWAEALSTMVTDDVTRIQMGENAREHALNFSWAASAERLLTVYSEALNSPVDQCAPRKAHG from the coding sequence ATGCGTATCGCGATGATTTCCATGCATACCTCCCCATTGCAGCAGCCAGGGCAGGGCGATGCCGGCGGCATGAACGTCTATGTCATGGCCACGGCCCAAGCGCTGGCGGATCAAGGCATGGAGATCGATATATTCACTCGGGCCCACCGCCCGAGCCAAGGGGAAATTGTGGAGGTGGGGCCACGGATTAGGGTGATCAATATTGTCGCCGGCCCCTACGATGGCTTGGCTAAGGAGCAGCTACCCACCCAATTGGCGGCCTTCGCCGGCGGCATGTTGGCGTTTGTGCGCTGCCACAAACTCTCCTATGACCTCATCCATTCGCACTATTGGCTCTCCGGCCAGGTCGGCTGGCTGCTGCGGGATCTGTGGGAAGTGCCGCTGGTGCACACCGCGCACACCCTCGCGGCGGTGAAAAACGCCCACCGCACCGCCGATGACACCGAGGAATCCGAGGCGCGCCGCATTTGTGAGCAACAAATTGTGGATAATGCCGACAGGCTCGTGGTCAATACCCTCGAAGAAGAGGACAATCTAGTCTCCTTTTATGATGCCGAGCGCGGGAAAATTGAGATTGTCTATCCGGGGGCCAATACCGATTTGTTCACCCCCGGTAATGATCGCGCCACCGAGCGGGCACGGCGTGAATTGGGATTGCCGTTCAATGCCAAAGTGATTGCATTTGTCGGCAGGCTTCAGCGTTTCAAAGGCCCCCATATTCTGTTGCAGGCAGTAGCGCGCATGCTCGAGCAGGAACCCGAACTCAATGTGCGTGTTGTGGTGTGCGGTGGCGCCTCCGGGCCTAATGCCACTGGCGAGGAGTACTACCGCATGGCCGATAGCCTCGGGATTGGCCGCGTGGTGCGTTTCCTTGAGCCGCGTCCGCCCTCGGAACTGGCCACGGTGTTCCAAGCCGCCGATGTGGTGGCCGTGCCGAGCTATAACGAATCCTTCGGGCTGGTGGCTATGGAGGCCCAGGCCACGGGCACGCCGGTGGTGGCGGCGCGCGTCGGCGGGCTGCCTATTGCGGTGCGCCACGGCGAGACGGGCCTGCTCACTGACAGTCACGAAATCGAGGAGTGGGCAGAGGCGCTGAGCACCATGGTCACCGACGATGTCACCCGCATCCAGATGGGAGAAAACGCTCGCGAGCATGCCCTGAACTTCTCGTGGGCGGCCTCGGCGGAGCGGCTGCTGACCGTGTACTCGGAGGCTTTGAACTCCCCGGTGGATCAGTGCGCCCCGCGCAAGGCGCACGGCTAG
- a CDS encoding phosphoglyceromutase: MTGKLILLRHGQSEWNASNQFTGWMDVNLTDKGREEAQRGGQLLKEQGVLPDLLYTSLLRRAINTANIALNAADRHWIPVIRDWRLNERHYGALQGLNKAETKDKYGDEQFMAWRRSYDTPPPELDDDSEYSQAGDPRYADLPAVPKTECLKDVVERFVPYFEEEILPKAKEGKTVMLAAHGNSLRALVKHLDNISDEEIAGLNIPTGIPLVYELDADGTVLNPGGTYLDPEAAAAGAAAVAAQGGK, encoded by the coding sequence ATGACTGGAAAGCTAATTCTTCTCCGCCACGGCCAGAGTGAATGGAACGCCTCCAACCAGTTCACCGGCTGGATGGATGTCAACCTCACCGACAAGGGTCGCGAGGAGGCGCAGCGCGGTGGGCAGCTGCTCAAGGAGCAGGGTGTCCTGCCTGATCTGCTCTACACCTCTTTGCTGCGTCGCGCGATCAACACCGCCAACATCGCTCTCAATGCTGCTGACCGCCACTGGATTCCCGTGATCCGTGACTGGCGCCTGAACGAGCGCCACTACGGTGCACTGCAGGGTCTGAACAAGGCAGAGACCAAGGATAAGTACGGCGATGAACAGTTCATGGCGTGGCGTCGTTCTTATGACACCCCGCCGCCGGAGCTGGATGATGATTCCGAGTACTCCCAGGCTGGGGATCCGCGCTATGCCGATCTGCCCGCAGTGCCGAAGACTGAGTGCCTGAAGGATGTTGTGGAGCGTTTCGTTCCCTACTTCGAGGAAGAGATCCTGCCGAAGGCCAAGGAAGGCAAGACCGTGATGCTCGCCGCGCACGGCAACTCCCTGCGCGCGCTGGTCAAGCACCTGGACAACATCTCCGATGAGGAGATCGCTGGGCTGAACATCCCCACCGGCATCCCGCTCGTTTACGAGCTCGACGCCGACGGCACGGTGCTCAATCCCGGCGGCACCTATCTGGACCCGGAGGCTGCTGCCGCCGGAGCCGCCGCCGTGGCCGCCCAGGGTGGTAAGTAA
- a CDS encoding long-chain-fatty-acid--CoA ligase, with product MTDHTTTPEPGSKPWLKYYAEWTPHTLDYGETTLLDLYDNNLQINGGRPATYFFGKSLTFSEFDTQVRACAAGLRALGVRKGDCVAIMLPNCPQHLIAFYAVLKLGATVVEHNPLYTSHELEPPFADHGAHVAICWDKAASVLESLRGSTSLETIVSVNMINAMPLVKRMALRVPLPSIRKTRKQLSAPARNSIPWETLLDPVIGGDGAELESCPDVTPETVALILYTSGTTGRPKGAQLTHGNLFANLLMGKSWVEGLGEHEERMLAALPMFHAYGMTMVATLAFFVGAQVLLLPSPDLKLIMDVVKKKKPTWLPGVPTLYERIVEASQETGIDISCFRNAFSGASTLPVSVVQAWEEYTNGRLVEGYGLTECSPILIGNPMTSDRRPGYVGVPFPDTEIRIANPENLDETQPYGVEGEVLARGPQIFAGYLNNKEATEAAFHNGWFRTGDVGFMDEDGFVKLVSRLKEMIITGGFNVYPAEVEDVLQGHSDVTDCAVVGMPRGDGSENVTAAITLAEGATLDPDSLKAFCRKNLTRYKVPRVFYHFEELPRDQLGKIRRRDVQQLLVERYGSENEF from the coding sequence ATGACCGACCACACCACCACCCCGGAACCCGGTTCGAAGCCGTGGCTGAAGTACTACGCCGAGTGGACTCCCCACACTTTGGACTATGGCGAGACCACCCTGCTGGATCTGTATGACAACAATCTGCAGATCAACGGCGGCCGCCCAGCCACCTACTTCTTCGGTAAGTCCCTGACCTTTAGCGAGTTCGACACCCAGGTGCGTGCCTGTGCCGCCGGCCTGCGGGCACTGGGTGTGCGCAAGGGCGACTGTGTTGCCATCATGCTGCCGAACTGCCCGCAGCACCTCATCGCGTTCTATGCGGTTCTCAAGCTCGGAGCCACCGTCGTGGAGCACAACCCTCTCTACACCTCCCACGAGCTGGAGCCGCCCTTCGCTGATCACGGCGCCCATGTGGCGATCTGCTGGGATAAGGCCGCCAGCGTGCTGGAGTCGCTGCGCGGCTCTACCTCGCTGGAAACGATCGTGTCGGTGAACATGATCAATGCGATGCCGCTGGTCAAGCGCATGGCCCTGCGCGTGCCGCTGCCGTCGATCCGCAAAACCCGCAAGCAGCTTTCCGCCCCCGCCCGCAATTCGATTCCGTGGGAAACCCTGCTGGATCCGGTGATCGGTGGCGATGGCGCAGAGCTCGAGTCCTGCCCCGATGTCACGCCCGAGACTGTGGCACTCATTCTCTACACCTCGGGCACCACCGGTCGGCCGAAGGGCGCGCAGCTCACTCACGGCAACCTCTTCGCTAACCTGCTCATGGGCAAGTCGTGGGTGGAGGGCCTCGGTGAGCACGAGGAGCGCATGCTTGCCGCACTGCCGATGTTCCACGCCTATGGCATGACGATGGTGGCCACGCTCGCGTTCTTCGTGGGCGCGCAGGTGCTGCTGCTGCCGTCACCTGATCTAAAGTTGATTATGGATGTGGTGAAGAAAAAGAAGCCCACCTGGCTGCCGGGCGTTCCCACCCTCTACGAGCGGATTGTGGAGGCTTCGCAGGAAACCGGCATCGATATCAGCTGTTTCCGCAATGCCTTCTCTGGCGCGTCCACTCTGCCAGTATCTGTGGTGCAGGCCTGGGAGGAATACACTAACGGCCGCCTCGTGGAGGGCTATGGTCTCACCGAGTGCTCCCCGATTCTCATTGGTAACCCGATGACGAGCGATCGCCGCCCCGGCTATGTGGGGGTTCCCTTCCCCGACACCGAGATCCGCATCGCCAACCCAGAGAATCTGGACGAAACCCAGCCTTATGGCGTGGAGGGCGAGGTGCTCGCCCGCGGCCCCCAGATTTTCGCTGGGTATTTGAACAACAAAGAAGCCACCGAGGCTGCCTTCCACAATGGCTGGTTCCGCACCGGTGACGTGGGATTCATGGACGAGGACGGCTTCGTGAAGCTGGTCTCTCGCCTGAAGGAAATGATCATCACCGGCGGATTCAATGTCTATCCCGCCGAGGTAGAGGATGTGCTGCAGGGTCACTCGGATGTCACCGACTGCGCCGTGGTGGGTATGCCCCGCGGCGATGGATCGGAAAATGTGACCGCCGCAATCACCTTGGCCGAGGGCGCCACCTTGGACCCTGACTCCCTCAAGGCGTTCTGCCGCAAGAACCTCACCCGCTACAAGGTGCCGCGCGTGTTCTACCACTTCGAGGAGCTCCCCCGCGACCAGCTGGGCAAGATCCGGCGCCGCGATGTGCAGCAGCTGCTGGTGGAGCGCTACGGCAGCGAAAACGAGTTCTAG
- a CDS encoding UDP-N-acetylmuramate dehydrogenase, whose protein sequence is MSDSTITPNYSQLASKLAACEGLSLQDIALADLTTLRLGGQPRLTAVASTPEAAVQALRLCDAAQVPVLAIGGGSNLVVADGPLELVAVVMDFDEVRVDADSGIVRAEAGAVWDDVVAASVEAGLGGIECLSGIPGSAGATPVQNVGAYGAEIADVLTRVRLYDRHSDTVEWVEASALELSYRYSNLKFTQRGLVLDVEMRLSTDGLSAPLRFGQLARELGVAEEEDTPRRPVAEVRTAVLALRRGKGMVLDDADPDTYSAGSFFTNPIIDSADVDTVRANVAALVGDEEAAQMPVFASGEGRAKLSAAWLIERAGFHRGHPGPDAPARLSTKHTLALTNRGSATSAELVALAREVRDGVRERLGVTLEPEPIWVGVGIDDV, encoded by the coding sequence GTGAGTGACTCGACTATCACCCCTAATTACTCCCAGTTGGCATCGAAACTTGCTGCGTGTGAGGGCCTTTCGCTCCAAGATATAGCATTGGCGGATCTCACCACGCTGCGCCTTGGCGGGCAGCCTCGCCTCACTGCCGTGGCCTCCACCCCCGAGGCGGCAGTGCAGGCCCTGCGGCTATGCGACGCCGCCCAGGTGCCCGTACTAGCCATCGGTGGCGGCTCCAACCTCGTGGTGGCGGACGGCCCCCTTGAACTGGTGGCTGTGGTCATGGACTTCGACGAAGTGCGCGTAGACGCAGACAGCGGCATCGTGCGTGCCGAGGCCGGCGCGGTGTGGGACGATGTGGTGGCGGCCAGCGTAGAGGCTGGTCTCGGCGGAATTGAGTGTCTCTCCGGCATTCCCGGCTCGGCCGGGGCCACCCCCGTGCAAAACGTGGGGGCCTACGGCGCAGAGATCGCCGATGTGCTCACTCGGGTGCGCCTCTACGATCGGCACAGCGACACGGTGGAATGGGTCGAGGCCAGCGCCCTCGAGCTGTCCTATCGCTACTCCAACCTGAAGTTCACCCAGCGCGGGCTGGTGTTGGACGTGGAAATGCGCCTGAGCACCGACGGCCTATCCGCCCCGCTGCGCTTCGGCCAACTCGCCCGCGAGCTCGGAGTAGCGGAAGAGGAAGACACCCCGCGCCGGCCGGTCGCTGAGGTGCGCACGGCAGTGCTGGCGCTGCGGCGGGGCAAGGGCATGGTGCTTGACGACGCCGACCCCGACACCTACTCAGCCGGGTCCTTCTTTACTAACCCCATTATCGATTCCGCCGATGTGGACACCGTGCGCGCCAACGTGGCGGCGCTGGTGGGCGACGAAGAGGCAGCCCAGATGCCCGTGTTTGCCAGCGGTGAAGGCCGAGCCAAACTCTCCGCCGCTTGGCTGATCGAGCGCGCCGGGTTCCACCGCGGCCACCCGGGGCCAGACGCCCCCGCCCGGCTGTCCACTAAGCACACTCTTGCGCTGACCAACCGCGGGTCCGCCACCTCGGCAGAGCTGGTGGCATTGGCCCGCGAGGTGCGCGACGGGGTGCGCGAGCGCCTCGGCGTGACATTGGAACCAGAGCCCATTTGGGTGGGTGTGGGCATCGACGACGTGTGA
- a CDS encoding ABC transporter ATP-binding protein translates to MTTQHSPTSEPIVQVCGLRRSYRTSSRSPLSRGEEFVAVKDVSFDIHSGEVFGLLGTNGAGKTTTLSVLEGLNSPTAGTVRVFGLDPRTDRAKVRPRVGIMLQSGGLPHELTVAETLRMWRGTCSTPRPTAAVLGDVDLQHRADTRVRSLSGGEQRRLDLACALIGDPQLLFLDEPTTGLDPESRQRTWQLLQRLNANGMAMVLTTHYLEEAEALCDRIAIMHRGEIHLHGSLSDLVATVPSTIRFTCAPEHTPVLIDGIRGTSTTHGSEVRIETTHLEEDAYTVLSHAHQQHLGVQDFTAQPASLHQVFMQIAGDTSPLQQTTTKENPR, encoded by the coding sequence ATGACGACACAACACTCTCCTACTTCTGAGCCGATAGTGCAGGTCTGCGGGTTGCGGCGCAGCTATCGCACATCCTCTCGCTCACCGCTGTCGCGCGGTGAGGAGTTCGTTGCAGTGAAAGATGTGAGCTTCGATATCCACAGCGGGGAGGTCTTTGGGCTGCTCGGCACCAATGGCGCGGGCAAAACCACCACCCTGTCCGTGCTGGAAGGACTCAACAGCCCCACCGCCGGCACGGTGCGAGTCTTCGGGCTTGATCCCCGCACCGATCGGGCGAAAGTGCGCCCTCGCGTGGGCATCATGCTGCAATCCGGTGGGCTGCCGCACGAGCTCACCGTGGCGGAAACTCTCCGTATGTGGCGCGGCACCTGTTCCACTCCCCGCCCCACAGCCGCTGTCCTCGGCGATGTTGATCTGCAGCACCGAGCCGATACACGTGTTCGATCGCTTTCTGGCGGCGAGCAGCGGCGCCTCGATCTCGCCTGCGCCCTCATCGGGGATCCGCAGCTGCTCTTCCTCGACGAGCCCACAACTGGGCTTGATCCCGAATCGCGCCAGCGCACCTGGCAGCTACTGCAGCGGCTCAACGCCAATGGCATGGCCATGGTGCTCACCACCCACTACCTGGAAGAGGCCGAGGCCTTGTGCGATCGCATTGCCATCATGCATCGCGGCGAGATTCACCTCCACGGCAGCCTCAGCGACCTTGTTGCCACCGTGCCTTCCACCATCAGATTCACCTGCGCCCCTGAGCACACGCCCGTGCTTATCGACGGCATCCGCGGCACCAGCACCACCCACGGGTCAGAGGTACGCATAGAGACCACTCACCTCGAAGAAGATGCCTACACGGTGCTCTCCCATGCCCACCAGCAGCACCTCGGCGTGCAGGATTTCACCGCCCAACCCGCCAGCCTGCACCAGGTATTCATGCAGATCGCCGGCGATACCAGCCCACTGCAGCAGACCACCACGAAGGAGAACCCACGATGA
- a CDS encoding LmeA family phospholipid-binding protein — MSASSGSKNSPMKILVGVLLAVLVIAVVAEVGTRFYVGKRITDEVPGSSVSFGASPLLLGAATGTVNHLTVTTDNTLQIMATEAHPDKPHVTGTPEATVDIDKLNIRGERLMAEHFVADAILPDDYLLAMAQRTKAERSGGSFFADLIEVTDIDTTGNTVRVLINDGLATMTLTPQVGSNQLEFHVDSIEVGTVRLPDAFSQEIGRALQVAVAEATVDLQITEAEVVDNGLRVTAVGDNVDLNSLQDQL; from the coding sequence GTGTCTGCTTCTTCTGGGTCCAAGAACTCCCCTATGAAAATCCTTGTTGGTGTGCTCCTCGCCGTGCTGGTGATCGCGGTGGTGGCCGAGGTAGGAACCCGCTTCTATGTGGGTAAGCGCATCACTGATGAGGTGCCCGGCTCCTCGGTGAGCTTCGGTGCCTCCCCGCTGCTGCTCGGTGCCGCCACCGGCACCGTCAATCATCTCACCGTCACCACCGACAACACCCTTCAAATCATGGCTACCGAGGCTCACCCGGATAAGCCTCATGTCACCGGCACCCCAGAGGCCACGGTGGATATTGACAAGCTCAATATCCGCGGCGAGCGCCTCATGGCCGAGCACTTTGTGGCCGATGCGATCCTGCCGGATGATTATCTGCTGGCCATGGCGCAGCGTACGAAGGCAGAGCGCAGCGGCGGCAGTTTCTTCGCCGATCTCATTGAGGTCACCGACATCGACACCACCGGCAACACGGTGCGGGTGTTGATCAACGATGGCCTCGCCACCATGACGCTCACCCCGCAGGTGGGCTCCAACCAGTTGGAGTTTCATGTGGACAGCATCGAGGTAGGCACCGTGCGGCTTCCCGACGCCTTCTCCCAGGAAATTGGCCGCGCCCTGCAGGTGGCTGTCGCCGAGGCCACGGTAGACCTCCAGATCACCGAGGCTGAGGTGGTAGACAATGGTCTGCGCGTGACCGCGGTGGGCGATAACGTGGACCTCAACAGCCTGCAGGATCAGCTCTAA